The following proteins come from a genomic window of Hymenobacter canadensis:
- a CDS encoding tryptophan 2,3-dioxygenase family protein, with protein MPTPEDEFSPAVYEQLRLLQQKYAADNQDLAAYLEGLYHADYVNYWDYISLDTLLSLQRPLTLIPDERIFIMYHQITELYFKLCLCEYEQLGELQTPTLQELVLRLGRINRYFENLIDSFDVMVDGMDKQQFLQFRMSLMPASGFQSVQYRMIEIASTDLSNLLDKEKRRLLGEAAAHDELMGCIYWKAGATVEDTGAKALTLIQFEQKYTQQLTAHAAHYQHRNVWSVVQRLPPEDQQHPRLLRQLKQLDINVNVNWPLMHFKSAVRYLERHPTAVAATGGTNWKKYLPPKFQRRIFYPQLWTAQELEDWGKGWVESVLGEAGQS; from the coding sequence ATGCCCACCCCCGAGGACGAGTTTTCGCCCGCCGTTTACGAGCAGCTGCGGCTGCTGCAGCAGAAGTACGCCGCCGACAACCAGGACCTGGCCGCCTACCTCGAAGGCCTCTACCACGCCGACTACGTCAACTACTGGGACTACATCAGCCTGGACACGCTGCTGAGTTTGCAGCGCCCGCTCACGCTTATTCCCGATGAGCGGATCTTCATCATGTACCACCAGATTACGGAGCTGTACTTCAAGCTCTGCCTCTGCGAGTACGAGCAGCTGGGGGAGCTGCAGACGCCTACGCTGCAGGAGCTGGTGCTGCGCCTGGGCCGCATCAACCGCTACTTCGAGAACCTGATCGACTCGTTCGACGTGATGGTGGACGGCATGGACAAGCAGCAGTTTCTGCAGTTCCGCATGTCGCTGATGCCGGCTTCGGGCTTTCAGAGCGTGCAGTACCGCATGATTGAAATTGCCAGCACCGACCTGAGCAACCTGCTCGACAAGGAAAAGCGCCGCCTGCTGGGCGAGGCCGCCGCCCACGACGAGCTGATGGGCTGCATCTACTGGAAGGCCGGCGCCACCGTAGAAGACACTGGCGCAAAAGCGCTTACCCTCATTCAGTTCGAGCAGAAGTACACCCAGCAGCTCACGGCCCACGCCGCCCACTACCAGCACCGCAACGTGTGGAGCGTGGTGCAGCGCCTGCCCCCCGAGGACCAGCAGCACCCGCGCCTGCTGCGCCAGCTCAAGCAGCTCGACATCAACGTGAACGTGAACTGGCCGCTGATGCACTTCAAGTCGGCGGTGCGCTACCTGGAGCGGCACCCCACGGCCGTGGCGGCCACCGGCGGCACCAACTGGAAGAAGTACCTGCCTCCCAAGTTCCAGCGCCGCATCTTCTACCCCCAGCTCTGGACCGCGCAGGAGCTCGAAGACTGGGGCAAAGGCTGGGTGGAAAGCGTGCTGGGCGAAGCCGGGCAGTCGTAA
- the sdaAB gene encoding L-serine ammonia-lyase, iron-sulfur-dependent subunit beta — protein MAEKSSIFDMIGPVMIGPSSSHTAGVVRIARAAIRILGGTPTHAVITFYNSFARTYEGHGSDRAIVAGLLGMATDDVRIREAFDHAKEAGLQYSFQGVGNASTMHPNTIRLQLRDERTGHAVEVIGQSRGGGVIRIVEVDGFPSDFSGSLHTLILDADDAKGSIAFIASVIAHDDCNIATMLVSRKGKNDVARQFIEIDSGIKEITLEYLRQLSWVRRVTYIPTID, from the coding sequence ATGGCCGAGAAAAGCAGCATCTTCGACATGATTGGGCCGGTGATGATCGGGCCCAGCTCGTCGCACACCGCCGGCGTGGTGCGTATTGCCCGCGCCGCCATCCGCATTCTGGGCGGTACGCCCACGCATGCCGTCATTACCTTCTATAACTCGTTTGCCCGCACCTACGAGGGCCACGGCTCCGACCGCGCCATCGTGGCCGGCCTGCTGGGCATGGCCACCGACGACGTGCGCATCCGCGAGGCCTTCGACCACGCCAAGGAGGCCGGCTTGCAGTACTCGTTCCAGGGCGTCGGCAATGCCTCGACCATGCATCCCAACACCATCCGGCTGCAGCTGCGCGACGAGCGCACGGGCCACGCCGTGGAAGTTATCGGGCAGAGCCGGGGCGGCGGCGTCATCCGGATTGTGGAGGTGGATGGCTTTCCCTCCGACTTTTCGGGCAGCCTGCACACGCTCATCCTCGACGCCGACGACGCCAAGGGCTCCATTGCCTTCATTGCCTCGGTCATTGCCCACGACGACTGCAACATTGCCACCATGCTCGTGTCGCGGAAAGGCAAAAACGACGTGGCCCGGCAGTTCATTGAAATCGACTCGGGCATCAAGGAAATTACGCTCGAATACCTGCGCCAGCTCAGCTGGGTGCGCCGCGTTACCTACATTCCCACCATCGATTAG